The following coding sequences are from one Ruminococcus flavefaciens AE3010 window:
- a CDS encoding sensor histidine kinase, which translates to MRFRDYIRDRLWFYAIAALSFGLMLLFLSAYRVSGQLVTFIAVIFILFLISEELVGFFRKRHFYTDLMGKLELLDKKYLIHEMVQKPGFLEGELTYDVLCQAHKAMCEEVSKYQRSSADFREFIEMWVHEVKLPVASLQLMAHNHSDRLGEKFLEQLRRIDGYTDQVLYYARSESAEKDYIIKENSLKRTVSNVALKNREDIQLAGASIETEGLDVSVMTDGKWLEFILGQFIANSLKYTVEGRDIVMRISAEELSDRVLLHFRDNGIGIPERDISRVFDKSFTGENGRSYAKSTGMGLYIVKSLCERLGHTISVTSEQGSYTEFTIAFSKNDFYKM; encoded by the coding sequence ATGAGATTCCGTGACTATATCCGCGACAGGCTGTGGTTTTACGCTATTGCAGCCCTGTCCTTCGGGCTTATGCTGCTGTTTCTGTCGGCGTACAGGGTCAGCGGTCAGCTTGTGACATTTATTGCCGTTATATTCATTCTGTTTTTAATATCCGAGGAGCTTGTGGGCTTCTTCCGCAAAAGGCATTTTTACACCGACCTTATGGGCAAGCTTGAATTGCTTGACAAAAAATACCTTATCCACGAAATGGTGCAGAAGCCCGGCTTCTTAGAGGGCGAGCTCACCTATGATGTACTTTGTCAGGCTCACAAAGCCATGTGCGAGGAGGTGTCGAAGTATCAGCGGAGCTCCGCTGACTTCCGCGAGTTCATCGAGATGTGGGTGCATGAGGTGAAGCTGCCTGTGGCGAGCTTGCAGCTCATGGCGCATAATCACAGCGACAGGCTGGGTGAGAAGTTCCTCGAACAGCTCCGCCGCATAGACGGCTATACCGATCAGGTGCTGTATTACGCACGCTCGGAGAGTGCCGAAAAGGACTACATCATCAAGGAGAACTCACTGAAGCGCACAGTGTCAAATGTTGCTCTGAAAAACCGCGAGGACATTCAGCTTGCAGGAGCTTCAATTGAGACAGAGGGACTTGACGTAAGTGTAATGACTGACGGAAAATGGCTGGAATTCATACTGGGACAGTTCATTGCAAACAGCCTTAAATACACAGTTGAGGGTCGGGACATAGTAATGCGCATAAGCGCAGAGGAGCTTTCCGACCGAGTGCTGCTGCACTTCCGCGACAACGGTATCGGCATACCCGAAAGGGACATAAGCAGAGTGTTCGATAAGAGCTTCACAGGCGAGAACGGGCGCTCCTACGCAAAGTCCACGGGTATGGGACTGTACATCGTGAAGAGCCTCTGCGAGCGTCTCGGACACACCATATCCGTGACCTCGGAGCAGGGCAGCTATACCGAGTTCACCATAGCCTTTTCAAAGAACGACTTTTATAAAATGTAA
- a CDS encoding leucine-rich repeat protein: protein MSRLIAAAAAAAMLVQPAVGSDAVSMEYSDDYTFVLDSFCSGDVAVPAEHDGRAVTEVYIVSNKNITSVSLPDTVRTVYAEDCSAAAYYTAEDNPYLCSVDGVLYSKAMDRLVRYPQGKTDRRYKVADTVKVIDQYAFCHAEELAAVELPEGLMKIGEAAFAETEIPTFCLPESLEYIGDGAFAHNNCLETITIPKNVSEMIIPFMQCDHLESIVLESTKAIEQNSEWGGNPDWSYDPLSFMYNCSDEVAVYLPDESYDGFMEKYSRIFAANHAIKPVSEYTSPQHLRGDVNGDKRQSIADLVLLQRWLSGNGKIKLKHWETADLCEDNRLDMFDLVELRRLLLTSMTGLGAEAHVSALEPTLPSVGSCRIPVFAVCFPDDVFFSGIFAETVKEHCFGEENKNDLAYPLESIPAYFDRASYGKLNLEFDVIDYTAQKPAEEYVSNNAQELVEEIMAAFEDELDYSAYDVNDDSVLDSMMIVVSERLASVDNDGDKMPDWWPFSAKYYGSNSYDGITVGSYCVSPFWNQERAGNNAKLAHELCHAMGLTDYYVLDKDKDNGNGGMEGEAGVELMDEGSGDLSAFSKLMLGWIADDDIQVYTGGEQTFTLSSSQQKPSCIVIPKKQEDDWLSEYFIVEFVTGEANNEVYGWQGNHNALFTKKGGVRILHCDAEVSNDAFGMEFKYSINSPHYDVSDEKQRVLRLVNLGGMFYPGTRGLNYRNIIDGSVEGFAWYDENGDMTVDTGLKVQISDFHAGPDYTPSAFWENDMLSSSKEDPADNPAYLRGGTYTITISPSDK, encoded by the coding sequence ATGAGCAGACTTATTGCAGCAGCGGCAGCCGCGGCGATGCTGGTACAGCCTGCCGTCGGCTCAGATGCAGTCAGCATGGAATACAGCGACGATTATACCTTTGTGCTGGACAGCTTTTGTTCGGGTGATGTAGCTGTACCTGCGGAACATGATGGCAGGGCGGTAACAGAGGTCTACATTGTCAGCAACAAGAACATAACATCGGTCAGCCTGCCCGATACAGTCAGGACTGTTTATGCGGAAGACTGCTCCGCCGCAGCTTATTATACTGCTGAGGATAATCCCTATCTTTGCTCGGTGGACGGAGTTCTCTACAGCAAGGCTATGGACAGGCTTGTGCGCTATCCTCAGGGAAAGACCGACAGGCGCTATAAGGTGGCTGATACCGTAAAGGTGATAGATCAGTATGCCTTTTGCCATGCCGAGGAGCTTGCTGCGGTTGAACTGCCCGAGGGCTTGATGAAGATAGGGGAAGCTGCCTTTGCGGAGACTGAGATACCTACATTCTGTCTGCCCGAGTCTCTTGAATATATCGGCGACGGAGCCTTTGCGCACAATAACTGCCTTGAGACCATAACTATCCCGAAAAATGTCTCGGAGATGATCATACCTTTTATGCAGTGCGATCATCTGGAAAGCATTGTTCTGGAGAGCACCAAAGCCATAGAACAAAACAGTGAATGGGGTGGGAATCCCGACTGGAGCTACGACCCACTGTCATTTATGTACAATTGCAGCGATGAAGTCGCTGTGTATCTGCCCGACGAGAGCTATGACGGATTCATGGAGAAGTATAGCCGTATATTTGCAGCGAACCATGCTATAAAGCCTGTAAGCGAATACACCTCACCTCAGCATTTGAGGGGCGACGTCAACGGCGACAAGCGACAGAGTATCGCCGATCTGGTGCTGCTTCAGAGGTGGCTGTCGGGAAACGGGAAAATAAAGCTGAAACACTGGGAAACAGCTGATCTATGCGAGGATAACAGGCTGGATATGTTCGACCTTGTGGAGCTCAGGCGGCTGCTCCTCACAAGTATGACAGGACTTGGGGCAGAAGCTCACGTAAGCGCATTGGAGCCCACACTGCCAAGTGTCGGAAGCTGCCGTATCCCCGTGTTTGCAGTATGCTTCCCCGATGATGTATTCTTTTCGGGTATTTTTGCGGAAACGGTTAAGGAGCACTGCTTCGGCGAGGAAAACAAGAATGACCTTGCCTATCCGCTGGAGAGCATACCTGCTTATTTTGACCGCGCGTCCTACGGAAAGCTGAACCTTGAATTTGACGTTATTGATTATACCGCACAGAAGCCTGCCGAGGAATACGTCAGCAACAACGCTCAGGAGCTGGTGGAGGAGATAATGGCGGCATTCGAAGACGAGCTGGATTACAGTGCCTATGATGTCAACGATGATTCTGTGCTGGACTCCATGATGATAGTGGTTTCCGAAAGACTGGCGTCTGTTGACAACGACGGCGACAAAATGCCTGACTGGTGGCCTTTTTCTGCGAAGTATTACGGCAGCAACAGCTATGACGGCATAACGGTAGGCAGCTACTGCGTGAGTCCGTTCTGGAATCAGGAGCGTGCAGGCAACAATGCCAAATTAGCTCACGAGCTCTGCCATGCTATGGGACTTACGGACTATTACGTTCTTGACAAGGACAAGGATAACGGCAACGGCGGAATGGAAGGCGAAGCAGGTGTGGAGCTCATGGACGAGGGCAGCGGCGACCTGTCCGCTTTTTCAAAACTCATGCTGGGCTGGATAGCAGATGACGACATACAGGTCTATACAGGGGGCGAGCAGACATTTACTCTGAGCTCCTCACAGCAGAAGCCCTCCTGCATCGTCATACCGAAAAAGCAGGAGGACGACTGGCTCAGCGAGTACTTCATAGTTGAGTTTGTGACGGGAGAAGCCAATAATGAGGTTTATGGCTGGCAGGGCAACCACAATGCCCTGTTCACGAAAAAGGGCGGAGTCCGTATCCTGCACTGTGACGCAGAGGTGTCGAATGACGCATTCGGCATGGAGTTCAAGTACAGCATAAACAGTCCTCACTATGATGTCAGCGACGAAAAGCAGCGTGTGCTGCGGCTTGTGAATCTTGGCGGAATGTTCTACCCGGGCACAAGAGGTCTTAACTACAGGAACATCATCGACGGCAGCGTTGAGGGCTTTGCATGGTACGACGAAAACGGCGATATGACCGTGGATACGGGACTGAAAGTGCAGATCTCGGATTTCCATGCGGGACCTGATTATACGCCAAGTGCATTTTGGGAAAATGATATGTTGTCCAGCTCTAAGGAAGATCCCGCAGATAATCCTGCATATCTCAGGGGCGGCACATACACAATAACAATATCGCCCTCAGACAAATAA
- a CDS encoding acyltransferase family protein, with product MNNVVTDGVGSNITDTKAAAKAQKPAAKKRDSNLELFRIITMLLIIAHHFVVNSGLKDMDGPISSSPFTFNSLFLLVFGAWGKIGINCFVMITGYFMCKMNITAKKFAKLFCEVMFYRIVLQMIFWISGYEPFSVVNLVLTLIPITDLTQDFTQCFLIFFLFIPFLNTLISHISERMHIGLIFLCGLTYVLLGTIRGGPFAVDMNYVSWFMVIYVIASYFRLYPKKWTNNTARCGVLFFLSVTAAALSVIGCTAAGERFGRFAPYYLVSDSNSFLALIAGVFAFLFFKNIKIPYNRFINTIAASSFGVLLIHTHSDSMRQWLWGDVLDNVGHFSDKLMPLYAICSVIVIFAVCTVIDILRINLLEKPFFRFWDKKESGWTEKIKGFADRIFRKMDIE from the coding sequence ATGAATAATGTTGTAACAGACGGTGTCGGGAGTAATATTACGGACACAAAAGCAGCTGCGAAGGCGCAGAAGCCTGCTGCTAAAAAGAGAGACTCCAATCTGGAGCTTTTCCGTATAATCACAATGCTGCTTATCATAGCACATCATTTTGTGGTGAATTCAGGTCTTAAAGATATGGACGGACCTATCAGCTCTTCACCGTTCACATTCAATTCCCTGTTCCTTCTTGTATTCGGAGCGTGGGGCAAGATCGGGATAAACTGTTTTGTGATGATAACAGGTTATTTCATGTGTAAAATGAATATAACAGCCAAGAAGTTCGCAAAACTGTTCTGTGAAGTGATGTTTTACAGGATTGTGCTGCAGATGATATTCTGGATAAGCGGATATGAACCTTTTTCAGTTGTGAATTTAGTTCTGACGCTCATTCCGATAACCGATCTGACACAGGACTTTACGCAGTGTTTCCTCATTTTCTTCCTGTTCATACCGTTTCTGAACACACTTATCAGCCATATAAGTGAAAGGATGCATATAGGTCTCATATTCCTCTGCGGACTGACATACGTCCTTCTCGGCACAATAAGAGGCGGTCCGTTCGCTGTAGATATGAACTATGTATCATGGTTCATGGTGATATATGTCATTGCGTCATATTTCAGGCTGTATCCCAAGAAATGGACCAACAATACAGCACGCTGCGGAGTCCTTTTCTTCCTGTCCGTGACCGCCGCTGCTCTGAGCGTGATCGGATGCACAGCTGCAGGAGAAAGATTCGGCAGGTTCGCACCTTATTATCTTGTAAGCGATTCCAACTCGTTCCTTGCACTGATCGCGGGAGTATTTGCATTCCTGTTCTTCAAGAATATAAAGATCCCATACAACAGGTTTATCAATACGATAGCTGCATCTTCTTTCGGTGTTTTACTGATACATACTCACAGTGATTCCATGAGGCAGTGGCTTTGGGGAGATGTGCTTGACAACGTAGGACATTTCAGCGACAAGCTGATGCCGCTGTATGCGATATGCAGTGTTATTGTGATCTTTGCAGTTTGTACAGTGATCGATATTCTGCGCATCAATTTACTTGAAAAGCCTTTTTTCAGATTCTGGGACAAAAAAGAGAGCGGTTGGACAGAAAAGATAAAGGGTTTCGCAGACAGGATATTCAGGAAAATGGATATAGAGTAA
- a CDS encoding hemolysin family protein, whose translation MLGQIILQIVLIALNALFACTEVAVISTSDVRLEKLAASGNKKAARLKKLTDTPTRFLATIQVAITLAGFIGAAFAADSFSELLTSVIVKTGIGIPAAVIKKVSVVLITLILSYFTLVFGELVPKRLAMKDPEKIALAMSGTVSFVAAFFAPLVWLLNASANGILRLMGIDPDSDDDTVTEEEILMMSDAGAEKGTIDEDENRIIKNVFAFDDMTAEQVCTHRTDVDVLWSDDDISVWEETIHRTRHSAFPICGESVDNVIGVLNAKDYFRLEDKSRENIMAKAVREPCFVHENMKADRLFDQMKQRGADHFAIVVDEYGGMSGIITVTDLVEELVGDFADDPEDEPAVRLEKISDTEWTVPGISSLSDVCEELEVTLPADKYETFGGYVIAKLGEIPKDGTQLELEAGGLHINVVEVKHHRIEVCRVEKLPPEEKEETEE comes from the coding sequence ATGTTAGGGCAGATAATTCTGCAAATCGTACTTATCGCGCTTAATGCGCTTTTCGCCTGTACGGAGGTGGCGGTCATCTCCACAAGCGACGTGCGGCTTGAAAAGCTTGCCGCCAGCGGCAACAAAAAAGCCGCGAGACTGAAAAAGCTTACCGATACGCCCACACGATTCCTTGCAACTATACAGGTGGCTATCACACTTGCAGGCTTCATAGGTGCGGCATTTGCCGCAGACAGCTTTTCTGAGCTCCTCACATCTGTAATAGTGAAAACAGGCATCGGCATACCTGCGGCTGTTATCAAGAAGGTGTCCGTAGTTCTTATCACACTGATACTTTCCTATTTTACACTGGTATTCGGCGAGCTGGTACCCAAGCGCCTTGCAATGAAGGACCCCGAGAAGATTGCTCTTGCCATGAGCGGCACAGTAAGCTTCGTGGCAGCATTTTTCGCACCGCTGGTATGGCTGCTGAACGCTTCCGCAAACGGTATACTCCGCCTTATGGGCATTGACCCCGACAGCGACGACGATACCGTTACCGAGGAAGAGATACTCATGATGTCCGACGCAGGTGCTGAAAAGGGAACTATCGACGAGGACGAGAACCGCATAATCAAAAACGTGTTCGCCTTTGACGATATGACTGCGGAGCAGGTCTGCACTCACCGTACAGACGTGGACGTGCTGTGGAGCGACGACGATATAAGCGTGTGGGAGGAAACTATCCACCGCACCCGTCACTCGGCATTCCCTATATGCGGCGAGAGCGTGGACAACGTTATAGGCGTGCTCAATGCAAAGGACTACTTCCGACTTGAGGACAAGAGCCGTGAGAATATCATGGCAAAGGCTGTCCGCGAGCCCTGCTTTGTACACGAGAACATGAAGGCTGACCGCCTTTTCGACCAGATGAAGCAGCGGGGCGCAGACCACTTCGCCATAGTTGTTGACGAGTACGGCGGCATGAGCGGTATTATCACCGTTACCGACCTTGTTGAGGAGCTTGTGGGCGATTTCGCCGACGACCCCGAGGACGAGCCTGCTGTAAGGCTCGAAAAGATAAGCGATACCGAGTGGACAGTTCCCGGTATCAGCTCACTCAGCGACGTATGCGAGGAGCTGGAGGTAACGCTTCCTGCGGACAAGTACGAGACCTTCGGCGGCTACGTCATAGCGAAGCTTGGGGAGATACCCAAGGACGGCACACAGCTGGAGCTTGAAGCAGGTGGACTTCACATCAATGTGGTGGAGGTAAAGCACCACCGTATCGAGGTCTGTCGCGTGGAGAAGCTCCCGCCCGAAGAAAAGGAAGAAACAGAAGAGTAA
- a CDS encoding response regulator transcription factor has translation MSKIFIVEDDRSIREELAELLRNSGYEAEYLTDFTDSKAKILAAKPDLILMDINIPDLNGEQLLKEIRKETDTPVIMVTSRTSETDEVLSMSYGADDYITKPYNPTILLLRISAVLKRAAGASTSVQTYNGLQVNDAKGCLTDGSRELILTKNEMIIFRFMLDRQGNIVTRDELMTALWDNDEFVNDNALTVNISRLRSKLADLGCEDAIETRKKQGYILR, from the coding sequence ATGAGCAAGATCTTCATTGTCGAGGACGACAGGTCTATCCGCGAGGAGCTTGCGGAGCTCCTGCGCAATTCGGGCTACGAAGCCGAGTACCTTACGGACTTCACAGACTCAAAGGCGAAGATACTCGCCGCAAAGCCCGACCTTATCCTCATGGACATAAATATCCCCGACCTAAATGGGGAGCAGCTTCTCAAAGAGATACGCAAAGAGACTGATACTCCCGTGATAATGGTCACCAGCCGCACATCGGAGACTGATGAGGTGCTCTCCATGAGCTACGGCGCTGACGACTATATCACCAAGCCCTACAATCCCACTATACTCCTGCTGAGGATATCCGCTGTACTGAAACGTGCGGCAGGAGCTTCGACTTCTGTGCAGACCTATAACGGCTTGCAGGTAAACGACGCAAAGGGCTGTCTTACTGACGGCAGCCGTGAGCTTATCCTCACCAAGAACGAGATGATAATATTCCGCTTTATGCTGGACAGACAGGGCAATATCGTCACCCGTGACGAGCTGATGACCGCTCTCTGGGACAATGACGAATTCGTCAACGACAACGCCCTCACCGTGAATATAAGCCGCCTGCGTTCAAAGCTTGCAGACCTTGGCTGCGAGGACGCTATCGAAACACGCAAGAAGCAGGGGTACATACTGAGATGA
- a CDS encoding sensor histidine kinase translates to MLRKPHDRMFRKAQMKLFSMIVSILLAVFIALIGSINVITKEVMRGQSKEVLMQIAAGIEYNDKNSTFTYTKPAEPKNERHEKADVPPPKPAESQAKPTTTETATTSSSADPTTKQAETTGAVPSTDENTESVEQNTPDEPEYHEEHHEEAQPAETQAPETQAPETQAPSSTEEFDWNAWWQQQQQQQPQDWSNWNQQDWEKYWNDYWNNNGGQQNWNNWGQQQGGNNNNGDPNNPWNPWNPWNPTNPWNPWNNMNPWNPWTQWNTGDSGTPKMYSKEPDNKKGVKVYENEQSYKRYSDGEDAQEQDEENDDELIAESQSFGADGGYTLTNTVYNGDTVLDGFTVLSNSEKTAPSTAEASKAEPAPMSYSRVEPIPKTLGYIDYFVLMADTKGEYLDTLYNDKISSENAQKYITAILENGDDTDMINSYQFYKEDKSNGTIIVLTDKSYEMEMLGQLKRTTVIIGSIALVILSVLAYFLSKRSIQPIKVAFDKQKQFVSDASHELKTPLTVISTNADVLSGEIGPNRWLDYIKAQTDRMSVLVNDLLNLTRLENNTTDIERKYFNLSKAIINTALPFECQAFESNKKFEVNVEDDIMLSGSEKHIKQMAAIFIDNALKYSNDGGTVRVALKRVGDRKLFSVYNTGEGIKEEDTEKIFERFYRSDASRNRSTGGYGLGLAIAKSVIDKHKFKIHVMNQPGKSVCFMVTMQ, encoded by the coding sequence ATGTTAAGGAAACCTCATGATCGTATGTTCAGAAAAGCGCAGATGAAGCTTTTCTCAATGATCGTAAGTATTCTCCTGGCTGTTTTCATTGCACTTATCGGTTCTATAAACGTTATCACCAAGGAGGTCATGCGAGGACAGTCCAAGGAAGTGCTCATGCAGATAGCGGCAGGTATCGAGTATAATGACAAGAATTCCACATTTACTTATACCAAGCCCGCCGAGCCCAAGAATGAAAGACACGAAAAGGCCGATGTGCCTCCGCCGAAGCCCGCGGAATCTCAGGCAAAGCCAACTACTACAGAGACTGCCACGACTTCTTCATCTGCCGATCCGACTACAAAGCAGGCAGAGACAACAGGTGCAGTTCCTTCAACTGACGAGAACACAGAGTCCGTAGAGCAGAATACTCCCGACGAGCCCGAGTACCATGAGGAGCACCACGAGGAGGCTCAGCCTGCGGAGACACAGGCTCCAGAGACTCAGGCTCCCGAAACTCAGGCACCCTCGTCCACTGAAGAGTTTGACTGGAACGCATGGTGGCAGCAGCAACAGCAGCAACAGCCGCAGGACTGGAGCAACTGGAATCAGCAGGACTGGGAAAAATACTGGAACGATTACTGGAACAATAACGGCGGTCAGCAGAACTGGAATAACTGGGGACAGCAGCAGGGCGGCAATAACAACAACGGTGACCCCAATAACCCGTGGAACCCGTGGAACCCGTGGAACCCGACCAATCCGTGGAACCCGTGGAACAATATGAACCCGTGGAACCCATGGACTCAGTGGAACACAGGCGACAGCGGAACTCCCAAGATGTACAGCAAGGAGCCCGACAACAAAAAGGGCGTTAAGGTATACGAGAACGAACAGAGCTATAAGCGCTACAGCGACGGTGAAGATGCTCAGGAGCAGGACGAAGAAAATGATGACGAGCTCATTGCCGAGTCCCAGAGCTTCGGAGCAGACGGCGGGTATACTCTCACAAATACCGTTTATAACGGAGATACAGTGCTGGACGGCTTTACTGTCCTTTCAAACAGCGAAAAGACAGCTCCCTCAACAGCAGAGGCTTCCAAGGCAGAGCCTGCACCCATGTCCTATTCAAGGGTAGAGCCTATCCCGAAGACACTGGGCTATATCGATTACTTTGTACTCATGGCTGATACAAAGGGCGAGTATCTCGATACTCTTTACAATGACAAGATAAGCTCAGAGAACGCTCAGAAGTACATCACAGCCATTCTTGAAAACGGCGACGATACTGATATGATAAACTCCTATCAGTTCTATAAGGAGGACAAATCAAACGGCACTATCATAGTTCTCACCGACAAGAGCTACGAAATGGAAATGCTTGGACAGCTCAAGCGTACAACTGTTATAATTGGCTCTATTGCGCTGGTCATTCTTTCTGTACTGGCTTACTTCCTCAGCAAGAGAAGCATTCAGCCTATCAAGGTCGCATTCGACAAGCAGAAGCAGTTCGTTTCCGATGCGAGCCACGAGCTGAAAACTCCTCTTACAGTTATATCCACAAACGCAGATGTACTTTCGGGTGAGATAGGTCCCAACAGGTGGCTTGACTATATCAAGGCGCAGACCGACCGTATGAGCGTACTGGTAAACGACCTGCTCAACCTGACAAGACTGGAGAACAATACCACTGATATCGAGCGCAAGTACTTCAATCTCAGCAAGGCGATAATCAACACCGCACTGCCCTTTGAGTGTCAGGCGTTTGAGAGCAACAAGAAGTTCGAGGTCAACGTTGAGGATGATATAATGCTCAGCGGAAGCGAAAAGCACATCAAGCAGATGGCTGCAATATTCATCGACAATGCTCTGAAGTACTCCAACGACGGCGGTACCGTAAGGGTAGCACTGAAGAGAGTGGGCGACAGAAAGCTGTTCTCGGTATACAACACAGGCGAGGGCATCAAGGAAGAGGATACTGAGAAGATATTCGAGAGATTCTACCGCAGCGATGCTTCGAGAAACCGCTCCACAGGCGGCTACGGACTTGGACTTGCAATTGCGAAATCCGTAATTGATAAGCATAAGTTCAAGATACATGTTATGAACCAGCCGGGAAAGAGCGTATGCTTTATGGTAACAATGCAGTAA
- a CDS encoding GTP-binding protein: MTRIDLITGILGSGKTTFLLKYARHCMSRGESIAILENDFGAVNIDMLMLQELKEEGCRLEMIAGGCDADCHRRRFKTQLISLGMQHFDRVIVEPSGIFDMDEFFDILHDPPLDNWFEIGSILTIADGEMEQQLSPQMEYLLGSQAACCGKLVISKLRGEAEDSLVQSVLDHVNSALEDIRCDRRLAFRDVFAKDWESLTDDDYRLLGGAGYRGSSYVKKFSPEDIESSVHYFMHIAIPQDKVEHLIAEIFADESCGRIFRIKGALPAEVGWLKINATREKTELSRVAEGQPVLIVIGDNISRQRIDEYLKPLNTDTEYVSI; the protein is encoded by the coding sequence ATGACAAGGATTGACCTTATAACGGGAATACTCGGTTCGGGAAAGACCACATTCCTGCTGAAATACGCACGGCACTGCATGAGCAGAGGCGAGAGCATCGCCATACTGGAAAACGACTTCGGCGCTGTGAATATAGACATGCTCATGCTGCAGGAGCTGAAAGAGGAGGGCTGCCGCCTTGAAATGATAGCGGGGGGCTGCGACGCGGACTGCCACAGACGGCGCTTCAAGACCCAGCTCATATCTCTCGGTATGCAGCATTTTGACCGCGTTATCGTTGAGCCCTCGGGCATATTCGACATGGACGAGTTCTTCGATATACTCCACGATCCGCCGCTGGACAACTGGTTTGAGATAGGAAGTATCCTCACTATTGCCGACGGAGAAATGGAGCAGCAGCTCTCTCCGCAGATGGAGTACCTGCTCGGCTCCCAGGCGGCATGCTGCGGAAAGCTGGTAATAAGCAAGCTCCGCGGAGAAGCAGAGGACAGCCTTGTGCAGTCCGTACTTGACCATGTGAACTCAGCCCTTGAGGATATACGCTGTGACCGCAGACTTGCGTTCCGCGACGTTTTTGCAAAGGACTGGGAGAGCCTTACAGACGATGATTACAGGCTTCTTGGCGGCGCAGGCTACCGCGGTTCGAGCTACGTTAAGAAGTTCAGCCCCGAGGATATTGAGAGCTCCGTTCACTACTTCATGCATATCGCCATTCCGCAGGATAAGGTGGAGCACCTTATTGCCGAGATATTCGCAGACGAGAGCTGCGGCAGGATATTCCGCATCAAGGGAGCGCTCCCTGCGGAGGTCGGATGGCTGAAAATAAACGCTACCCGTGAAAAGACAGAGCTGTCCCGTGTTGCAGAGGGACAGCCCGTACTCATAGTCATAGGCGACAACATATCCCGTCAGCGTATCGATGAGTATCTGAAGCCGCTGAACACCGATACCGAATATGTGTCTATTTAG